A DNA window from Capnocytophaga sp. ARDL2 contains the following coding sequences:
- a CDS encoding M23 family metallopeptidase gives MKRIFSLFGMAFIFTTAFSQNQSLDYTPPIQEKLVLNGSFGELRNHHFHSGVDFGTFRKTGLPIVAVTDGVINRIKVSSFGYGWVVYLRHNDGYSTVYAHLESFAEPIASYVKNAQYKNQSFDIELFPTQNELKIKKGDVIGYSGNTGNSGGPHLHFELRETASERTINPFLKGIFSTIQDSLKPVVNSLWAYPIGNHSTVKGIDVPILLDYQSNEKGEFVTETLFAQGEIGFGVNSHDILQDSGGKNGLFELKMYVDEQLYTHIQFDDFLFIETRTINTLTDYQKWRESKIMVQKFFQTGTYRAPMYKQLKDNGILKLSKGNKHLVKLELSDFHGNTQVIKIPVVHKKFTPTKKERTGKYIDYYKDYVFENEGKSVAWSALTLAENAYLDIDLSGETIKIHEDIIPVFKDLDIRFDVSNREIDKEKSFIGRIDNGKILYCDTWKKGNDFRTRVKNLGVFNVYEDLDAPIIEDRNSQNQYKFTDVLQFYIKDKLSGIQIFNGYINGKWALFTYEHKSGIITHALSDTIAVLGKNTLTIEVTDKVGNKQKLNYEFVVE, from the coding sequence ATGAAAAGAATATTTTCCTTATTTGGAATGGCTTTTATTTTCACAACTGCCTTTTCTCAAAATCAATCATTGGATTACACACCACCTATTCAGGAAAAATTGGTTTTGAACGGTTCGTTTGGTGAATTGCGAAATCATCATTTTCACTCGGGAGTTGATTTTGGGACATTCCGAAAAACAGGGTTGCCAATTGTTGCCGTTACCGACGGAGTTATCAACCGTATCAAAGTGAGTAGTTTTGGATATGGTTGGGTGGTGTACCTTCGTCATAACGATGGATATTCTACCGTCTATGCTCATTTAGAATCATTTGCCGAGCCGATTGCTTCGTATGTAAAAAATGCTCAGTATAAAAACCAATCGTTTGATATTGAATTATTCCCAACTCAAAATGAACTCAAAATAAAAAAAGGCGACGTTATCGGATATTCTGGAAATACAGGAAATTCGGGTGGCCCTCATTTGCATTTTGAATTAAGAGAAACTGCCAGCGAACGCACAATCAATCCCTTTTTGAAAGGAATATTTTCCACTATTCAGGATTCGTTGAAGCCTGTGGTAAATTCACTTTGGGCGTATCCGATTGGGAATCATTCGACAGTAAAAGGCATTGATGTTCCGATACTTTTGGATTATCAATCCAATGAAAAAGGCGAATTTGTAACGGAAACACTTTTTGCTCAAGGCGAAATCGGTTTTGGAGTCAATTCGCATGATATTTTGCAAGATAGTGGTGGAAAAAACGGTTTGTTTGAGCTGAAAATGTATGTCGATGAACAATTATATACACATATTCAATTTGATGATTTTTTGTTTATTGAAACTCGTACTATTAACACTTTGACTGATTATCAAAAGTGGAGAGAAAGCAAAATTATGGTACAAAAATTCTTTCAAACAGGTACTTATCGAGCACCAATGTACAAGCAATTGAAAGACAATGGAATTTTGAAATTATCTAAGGGAAATAAACATTTAGTAAAATTGGAATTGTCTGATTTTCATGGAAATACTCAAGTAATAAAAATTCCAGTAGTTCATAAAAAATTTACCCCTACGAAAAAAGAACGCACAGGGAAATATATTGATTATTACAAGGATTATGTATTTGAAAACGAAGGGAAATCAGTTGCATGGTCGGCATTAACTTTGGCGGAAAATGCTTATTTAGACATAGATTTATCGGGCGAAACTATCAAAATTCACGAAGATATTATCCCTGTTTTCAAAGATTTAGATATTCGATTTGATGTAAGTAACCGAGAAATCGACAAAGAAAAATCGTTTATTGGTCGCATCGACAACGGAAAAATTTTGTATTGCGACACTTGGAAAAAAGGCAATGATTTCCGTACACGAGTAAAAAACCTGGGCGTTTTCAATGTATATGAAGATTTGGATGCACCTATTATCGAGGATAGAAATTCGCAAAATCAGTATAAATTTACCGATGTTTTGCAGTTTTATATAAAAGACAAATTATCAGGTATTCAAATATTTAACGGATATATAAACGGAAAATGGGCATTGTTTACCTACGAACATAAGTCTGGAATTATCACCCACGCATTGTCTGATACTATTGCTGTTTTAGGCAAAAATACCCTTACAATCGAAGTTACAGATAAAGTAGGAAACAAACAAAAATTGAATTATGAGTTTGTGGTCGAGTAA